One genomic window of Camelina sativa cultivar DH55 chromosome 5, Cs, whole genome shotgun sequence includes the following:
- the LOC104785940 gene encoding DExH-box ATP-dependent RNA helicase DExH1-like isoform X5: MSTETERKLGSLLKTTQESGSSSSSTSAVHDQQDRTATLGLKRPDSASKLPDSLEKEKFSAAHKERQEKLKATESVKALQAFREKLPAFRMKEGFLKSVSENQVLVVSGETGCGKTTQLPQFILEEEISSLRGADCNIICTQPRRISAISVASRISAERGEPIGESVGYQIRLESKRSDQTRLLFCTTGVLLRRLIEDPNLTNVSHLLVDEIHERGMNEDFLLIILRDLLPRRPDLRLILMSATINADMFSTYFGNAPTMHIPGFTFPVAELFLEDVLEKSRYSIKSSDSGNYQGNSRGRRRDSESKKDDLTTLFEEIDINVHYKSYSSATRLSLEAWSGAQIDVDLVEATLEHICRHEGDGAILVFLTGWDEISKLLEKINGNRLLGDSSKFLILPLHGSMPTVNQREIFDRPPPNKRKIVLATNIAESSITIDDVVYVVDCGKAKETSYDALNKVACLLPSWISKASAHQRRGRAGRVQAGVCYRLYPKVIYDSFPQYQLPEIIRTPLQELCLHIKSLQVGSIGSFLAKALQPPDALAVENAIELLKTIGALDDIEDLTPLGRHLCTLPVDPNIGKMLLIGAIFQCVNPALTIAAALAYRSPFVLPLNRKEEADDAKRYFAGDSCSDHIALLKAYEGYRDAKRGGNEKDFCWQNFLSPVTLRMMEDMRNQFLDLLSDIGFVDKSRPSAYNQYSQDMEMVSAVLCAGLYPNVVQCKRRGKRTAFYTKELGKVDIHPGSVNARVNLFSLPYLVYSEKVKTTSVYIRDSTNISDYALLMFGGNLIPSKTGEGIEMLGGYLHFSASKNVLELIQRLRGEVDKLLNKKIEDPSLDITVEGKGVVSAVVELLRSRNISEINSLDRSREIIV, encoded by the exons ATGTCGACAGAGACTGAGAGAAAACTTGGAAGTCTTTTGAAAACAACACAAGAATCAGGGTCTTCAAGTTCATCTACTTCAGCTGTTCATGATCAACAGGACCGTACAGCAACTCTTGGCTTGAAAAGACCTGATTCTGCTTCCAAATTGCCCGATTCtcttgagaaagaaaaattcaGTGCTGCACACAAGGAAAGGCAGGAAAAGCTTaag GCAACTGAGAGTGTAAAAGCACTTCAAGCTTTCAGAGAAAAGCTACCTGCTTTTAGAATGAAAGAGGGGTTTCTTAAATCTGTTTCAGAAAATCAG GTATTGGTAGTTTCAGGAGAGACCGGGTGTGGTAAAACAACTCAACTTCCTCAATTTATATTGGAGGAAGAAATATCATCCCTAAGAGGTGCTGATTGCAACATAATTTGTACACAACCTCGACGTATTTCTGCCATATCGGTTGCTTCACGTATATCTGCTGAAAGGGGTGAACCCATTGGTGAATCTGTGGGTTATCAGATTCGTCTAGAATCAAAGCGTTCTGATCAAACACGATTGCTATTTTGCACTACTGGTGTCTTACTCCGGCGGCTG ATTGAGGATCCTAATCTAACTAATGTAAGCCATTTGCTTGTGGATGAGATTCACGAGAGAGGCATGAATGAGGATTTCCTACTAATCATACTACGTGATCTCCTTCCTCGACGCCCAGATTTGCGTCTTATTCTGATGAGTGCTACGATAAACGCTGACATGTTCTCAACATATTTCGGGAACGCTCCAACGATGCATATCCCG GGGTTCACATTCCCTGTGGCAGAGTTATTCCTAGAAGATGTACTGGAGAAAAGTCGCTATAGTATTAAGTCGTCTGATTCAGGGAATTATCAAGGCAATTCGAGAGGTAGGAGAAGAGACTCAGAATCCAAGAAGGATGACCTGACTACTCTGTTTGAG gagatTGATATCAATGTTCACTATAAAAGTTATAGTTCAGCCACAAGACTTTCTCTCGAAGCATGGTCTGGTGCACAGATTGATGTGGATCTG GTGGAGGCTACACTTGAACATATTTGCCGTCATGAAGGTGATGGGGCGATTCTTGTCTTCCTCACTGGCTGGGATGAGATTTCGAAACTGCTTGAGAAAATCAACGGGAACAGACTGCTTGGAGATTCTAGCAAGTTCTTAATTCTTCCTCTGCATGGTTCAATGCCGACGGTTAATCAACGTGAAATTTTTGACCGTCCACCTCCTAATAAGCG GAAAATAGTTTTGGCTACAAACATTGCCGAGAGTAGTATTACAATTGATGATGTTGTATATGTTGTGGATTGCGGTAAAGCAAAGGAAACTAGCTATGATGCTTTGAACAAGGTGGCATGTCTCTTGCCATCATGGATTTCAAAGGCTTCAGCACACCAG AGACGAGGTCGTGCTGGACGTGTCCAAGCTGGAGTTTGCTACAGGTTGTATCCAAAAGTCATCTATGATTCTTTCCCACAGTATCAGTTACCAGAAATCATACGGACTCCACTGCAAGAGTTATGCCTGCATATCAAAAGTTTGCAGGTTGGATCCATAGGATCATTCTTGGCCAAGGCATTGCAGCCACCAGATGCACTTGCTGTTGAGAATGCTATTGAACTTCTCAAAACAATTGGGGCTTTAGACGACATTGAAGATCTTACACCCCTTG GTCGGCATCTTTGCACTCTACCCGTAGACCCAAATATAGGAAAGATGCTTCTGATTGGAGCTATCTTCCAGTGCGTCAATCCTGCTTTGACAATTGCCGCTGCGCTGGCATATCGTAGCCCCTTTGTCTTACCATTAAATaggaaagaagaagctgatgatgCTAAAAGATATTTTGCTGGTGATTCCTGCAG TGATCACATTGCTCTGCTTAAGGCATATGAGGGATATCGGGATGCAAAGCGTGGTGGAAACGAAAAAGATTTTTGTTGGCAAAACTTTCTTTCCCCTGTAACTCTAAGGATGATGGAGGATATGAGAAACCAGTTTCTTGATCTTTTATCAGATATAGGTTTCGTAGACAAATCAAGGCCAAGT GCATACAACCAATACAGCCAAGACATGGAGATGGTAAGCGCGGTTTTGTGTGCGGGGCTGTACCCAAATGTTGTGCAATGCAAAAGAAGAGGGAAGCGCACTGCATTCTACACTAAAGAGTTGGGTAAAGTTGATATCCACCCTGGATCTGTCAACGCAAGAGTAAATCTCTTCTCGCTGCCGTATTTGGTCTACAGCGAAAAGGTGAAGACGACAAGTGTATATATCCGAGACTCGACAAACATATCAGATTATGCACTCCTTATGTTCGGTGGCAATCTTATCCCAAGCAAAACCGGGGAAGGTATAGAGATGTTGGGAGGGTATCTCCATTTCTCTGCCTCGAAGAACGTCTTGGAACTGATACAG AGATTGCGGGGAGAGGTGGACAAGCTGCTGAATAAGAAGATAGAGGATCCGAGTTTGGACATAACTGTGGAGGGAAAAGGAGTGGTTTCAGCTGTGGTGGAGTTGTTACGCAGCCGAAACATAAG TGAAATCAACTCTCTCGATCGCTCTCGGGAAATAATAGTATGA
- the LOC104785940 gene encoding DExH-box ATP-dependent RNA helicase DExH1-like isoform X4, whose product MQQVVSLSSCISTLRFLLPSKLSPLRPLFHIAAMPPYGPNSQGGRRGGGFSSGRGGGARRGGGRGGGGGGRGGGGGGRGEQRWWDPVWRAERLRQQQVEMEVFDENEWWNKIEQWKTGGEQEMLIKRNFSRGDQQTLSDMAYQLGLHFHAYNKGKALVVSKVPLPDYRADLDDRHGSTQKEITMSTETERKLGSLLKTTQESGSSSSSTSAVHDQQDRTATLGLKRPDSASKLPDSLEKEKFSAAHKERQEKLKATESVKALQAFREKLPAFRMKEGFLKSVSENQVLVVSGETGCGKTTQLPQFILEEEISSLRGADCNIICTQPRRISAISVASRISAERGEPIGESVGYQIRLESKRSDQTRLLFCTTGVLLRRLIEDPNLTNVSHLLVDEIHERGMNEDFLLIILRDLLPRRPDLRLILMSATINADMFSTYFGNAPTMHIPGFTFPVAELFLEDVLEKSRYSIKSSDSGNYQGNSRGRRRDSESKKDDLTTLFEEIDINVHYKSYSSATRLSLEAWSGAQIDVDLVEATLEHICRHEGDGAILVFLTGWDEISKLLEKINGNRLLGDSSKFLILPLHGSMPTVNQREIFDRPPPNKRKIVLATNIAESSITIDDVVYVVDCGKAKETSYDALNKVACLLPSWISKASAHQRRGRAGRVQAGVCYRLYPKVIYDSFPQYQLPEIIRTPLQELCLHIKSLQVGSIGSFLAKALQPPDALAVENAIELLKTIGALDDIEDLTPLGRHLCTLPVDPNIGKMLLIGAIFQCVNPALTIAAALAYRSPFVLPLNRKEEADDAKRYFAGDSCSDHIALLKAYEGYRDAKRGGNEKDFCWQNFLSPVTLRMMEDMRNQFLDLLSDIGFVDKSRPSAYNQYSQDMEMVSAVLCAGLYPNVVQCKRRGKRTAFYTKELGKVDIHPGSVNARVNLFSLPYLVYSEKVKTTSVYIRDSTNISDYALLMFGGNLIPSKTGEGIEMLGGYLHFSASKNVLELIQRLRGEVDKLLNKKIEDPSLDITVEGKGVVSAVVELLRSRNIRY is encoded by the exons ATGCAACAAGTAGTGTCCCTCTCTTCTTGTATCTCCACGCTTcgcttccttcttccttctaaACTCTCTCCGCTTCGTCCTCTCTTCCATATCGCTGCCATGCCTCCTTACGGTCCTAATTCTCAAGGTGGTCGTCGTGGCGGAGGTTTTTCCTCCGGTCGGGGCGGTGGTGCTCGTCGTGGTGGTGGACGCGGCGGTGGCGGCGGCGGtcgtggcggtggtggtggcggccGTGGAGAACAGCGATGGTGGGATCCGGTCTGGAGAGCTGAGCGTCTGCGCCAGCAACAAGTTGAG atGGAAGTTTTTGATGAGAATGAATGGTGGAACAAGATTGAGCAATGGAAAACAGGAGGAGAACAAGAGATGTTAATTAAGCGTAATTTTAGCAGGGGAGATCAGCAAACACTTTCTGATATGGCTTATCAGCTTGGTCTTCACTT CCATGCATACAATAAAGGGAAGGCTCTTGTAGTTAGCAAAGTTCCTTTACCAGATTATCGGGCTGATCTTGATGATCGGCATGGATCCACTCAGAAAGAG ATTACAATGTCGACAGAGACTGAGAGAAAACTTGGAAGTCTTTTGAAAACAACACAAGAATCAGGGTCTTCAAGTTCATCTACTTCAGCTGTTCATGATCAACAGGACCGTACAGCAACTCTTGGCTTGAAAAGACCTGATTCTGCTTCCAAATTGCCCGATTCtcttgagaaagaaaaattcaGTGCTGCACACAAGGAAAGGCAGGAAAAGCTTaag GCAACTGAGAGTGTAAAAGCACTTCAAGCTTTCAGAGAAAAGCTACCTGCTTTTAGAATGAAAGAGGGGTTTCTTAAATCTGTTTCAGAAAATCAG GTATTGGTAGTTTCAGGAGAGACCGGGTGTGGTAAAACAACTCAACTTCCTCAATTTATATTGGAGGAAGAAATATCATCCCTAAGAGGTGCTGATTGCAACATAATTTGTACACAACCTCGACGTATTTCTGCCATATCGGTTGCTTCACGTATATCTGCTGAAAGGGGTGAACCCATTGGTGAATCTGTGGGTTATCAGATTCGTCTAGAATCAAAGCGTTCTGATCAAACACGATTGCTATTTTGCACTACTGGTGTCTTACTCCGGCGGCTG ATTGAGGATCCTAATCTAACTAATGTAAGCCATTTGCTTGTGGATGAGATTCACGAGAGAGGCATGAATGAGGATTTCCTACTAATCATACTACGTGATCTCCTTCCTCGACGCCCAGATTTGCGTCTTATTCTGATGAGTGCTACGATAAACGCTGACATGTTCTCAACATATTTCGGGAACGCTCCAACGATGCATATCCCG GGGTTCACATTCCCTGTGGCAGAGTTATTCCTAGAAGATGTACTGGAGAAAAGTCGCTATAGTATTAAGTCGTCTGATTCAGGGAATTATCAAGGCAATTCGAGAGGTAGGAGAAGAGACTCAGAATCCAAGAAGGATGACCTGACTACTCTGTTTGAG gagatTGATATCAATGTTCACTATAAAAGTTATAGTTCAGCCACAAGACTTTCTCTCGAAGCATGGTCTGGTGCACAGATTGATGTGGATCTG GTGGAGGCTACACTTGAACATATTTGCCGTCATGAAGGTGATGGGGCGATTCTTGTCTTCCTCACTGGCTGGGATGAGATTTCGAAACTGCTTGAGAAAATCAACGGGAACAGACTGCTTGGAGATTCTAGCAAGTTCTTAATTCTTCCTCTGCATGGTTCAATGCCGACGGTTAATCAACGTGAAATTTTTGACCGTCCACCTCCTAATAAGCG GAAAATAGTTTTGGCTACAAACATTGCCGAGAGTAGTATTACAATTGATGATGTTGTATATGTTGTGGATTGCGGTAAAGCAAAGGAAACTAGCTATGATGCTTTGAACAAGGTGGCATGTCTCTTGCCATCATGGATTTCAAAGGCTTCAGCACACCAG AGACGAGGTCGTGCTGGACGTGTCCAAGCTGGAGTTTGCTACAGGTTGTATCCAAAAGTCATCTATGATTCTTTCCCACAGTATCAGTTACCAGAAATCATACGGACTCCACTGCAAGAGTTATGCCTGCATATCAAAAGTTTGCAGGTTGGATCCATAGGATCATTCTTGGCCAAGGCATTGCAGCCACCAGATGCACTTGCTGTTGAGAATGCTATTGAACTTCTCAAAACAATTGGGGCTTTAGACGACATTGAAGATCTTACACCCCTTG GTCGGCATCTTTGCACTCTACCCGTAGACCCAAATATAGGAAAGATGCTTCTGATTGGAGCTATCTTCCAGTGCGTCAATCCTGCTTTGACAATTGCCGCTGCGCTGGCATATCGTAGCCCCTTTGTCTTACCATTAAATaggaaagaagaagctgatgatgCTAAAAGATATTTTGCTGGTGATTCCTGCAG TGATCACATTGCTCTGCTTAAGGCATATGAGGGATATCGGGATGCAAAGCGTGGTGGAAACGAAAAAGATTTTTGTTGGCAAAACTTTCTTTCCCCTGTAACTCTAAGGATGATGGAGGATATGAGAAACCAGTTTCTTGATCTTTTATCAGATATAGGTTTCGTAGACAAATCAAGGCCAAGT GCATACAACCAATACAGCCAAGACATGGAGATGGTAAGCGCGGTTTTGTGTGCGGGGCTGTACCCAAATGTTGTGCAATGCAAAAGAAGAGGGAAGCGCACTGCATTCTACACTAAAGAGTTGGGTAAAGTTGATATCCACCCTGGATCTGTCAACGCAAGAGTAAATCTCTTCTCGCTGCCGTATTTGGTCTACAGCGAAAAGGTGAAGACGACAAGTGTATATATCCGAGACTCGACAAACATATCAGATTATGCACTCCTTATGTTCGGTGGCAATCTTATCCCAAGCAAAACCGGGGAAGGTATAGAGATGTTGGGAGGGTATCTCCATTTCTCTGCCTCGAAGAACGTCTTGGAACTGATACAG AGATTGCGGGGAGAGGTGGACAAGCTGCTGAATAAGAAGATAGAGGATCCGAGTTTGGACATAACTGTGGAGGGAAAAGGAGTGGTTTCAGCTGTGGTGGAGTTGTTACGCAGCCGAAACATAAGGTATTAA